In one Candidatus Thermoplasmatota archaeon genomic region, the following are encoded:
- a CDS encoding IS5 family transposase: MKRARYPLRGSKYANHLYTDHQHVVLLALRQHFRKSYRDFCEMLEVCTEIMDELGLKRVPHWTTLQKFSRRADARRLERLLLEYLVEARLSVLHLAVDSTGFSSTSASTYYTRVLEDRKSKIGGHRRGVLTRHYMKQTVAVETRKQLIVAVKFRRGPSNDSPDFPRVLEKVRPAGLPVRLVVADKGYDAESNHEYAQEVLGARTMIPVRYRGPGIRVGGRYRRRHLRDFDEDAYHERAKVETVFSVEKRKMGSHVLARVPSQQHKELIFRAFSYNSGRMESLFLLFIEDFYKAQPRKRPLCRNVPLSYSISTIFFSNPFILTDPGAIGHASIRGLRRTMATSSLVKDLPQSIGRTRSALFSRGRISDGISYGLSTIRILRTLRDDFIITSIGEERRLPSGESLWTQ; the protein is encoded by the coding sequence TTGAAGAGGGCCAGATACCCTCTTCGAGGGTCGAAGTATGCGAATCACCTGTACACGGATCACCAGCATGTGGTCCTGCTAGCGCTCCGCCAACACTTCAGGAAGTCGTACAGGGACTTCTGCGAGATGCTCGAGGTCTGCACTGAGATCATGGACGAGCTTGGCCTGAAGAGGGTGCCTCACTGGACAACGCTCCAGAAGTTCTCCAGGCGTGCGGACGCGAGGAGGCTGGAGCGCCTCCTCCTCGAATACTTGGTGGAGGCGAGATTGAGTGTATTGCATCTGGCCGTTGACTCGACGGGGTTCAGCTCGACATCTGCGAGCACTTATTACACTCGTGTGCTCGAGGACAGGAAGAGCAAGATCGGTGGACACCGTCGGGGTGTCCTTACGCGCCACTACATGAAGCAGACGGTGGCGGTGGAGACGAGGAAGCAGCTCATAGTCGCGGTGAAGTTCAGGCGAGGTCCGTCGAATGATTCGCCGGACTTCCCGCGCGTGCTCGAGAAGGTTCGGCCAGCCGGGCTTCCAGTGAGGCTCGTCGTAGCTGACAAGGGCTACGACGCTGAATCGAACCACGAGTACGCCCAAGAGGTCCTGGGTGCGCGGACGATGATCCCCGTCCGCTACCGAGGGCCGGGGATCAGGGTGGGAGGACGGTACCGGAGGAGGCATCTGAGGGATTTTGATGAGGACGCATATCACGAGCGCGCGAAGGTGGAGACGGTGTTCTCTGTGGAGAAGCGGAAGATGGGGTCGCATGTGCTGGCTCGGGTTCCGAGCCAGCAGCACAAGGAACTCATCTTCCGGGCATTCTCATACAACTCTGGGAGGATGGAATCTCTCTTTTTGCTCTTCATCGAGGATTTCTACAAAGCACAGCCTCGGAAAAGACCTCTATGTAGAAATGTCCCGCTATCCTATTCGATATCGACTATCTTCTTCTCAAATCCCTTCATTCTCACGGATCCGGGAGCTATCGGACATGCCTCTATTCGCGGTCTACGCCGCACTATGGCAACTTCGTCCCTTGTCAAGGATTTGCCCCAATCCATAGGACGCACTCGAAGTGCACTCTTTTCCCGGGGTCGGATCAGTGACGGAATATCGTATGGTCTTTCGACTATTCGTATCCTGCGGACACTAAGGGACGATTTCATCATAACATCCATAGGGGAGGAAAGACGATTGCCCTCAGGGGAATCATTGTGGACACAATAA